Proteins found in one Arachis stenosperma cultivar V10309 chromosome 8, arast.V10309.gnm1.PFL2, whole genome shotgun sequence genomic segment:
- the LOC130943408 gene encoding probable 2' cyclic ADP-D-ribose synthase BdTIR: protein MQRVMAANLLQRRFFTQQRQIYEMTKMEAVTITTTRRRVTEPCDVFLNHRCRDTKKTVASLLYDHLRRNGFNPFLDNKNMKPGDKLFDKINRGVLECKIGVAVFSPRYCESYFCLHELALLMGCSKKVIPIFCDVKPSQLRVLNNGKWSHEDFRRFRWALDEAKHIVGLTYNSSKGNLSEIVNSATEIIIGSMIELENEEHVQMHHRQNMPIIAL, encoded by the exons ATGCAACGTGTTATGGCAGCGAACTTGTTGCAACGCAGATTCTTTACCCAACAAAGGCAAATATATGAAATGACAAAGATGGAGGCagtaacaataacaacaacaagaaGGCGAGTAACGGAGCCATGTGACGTGTTCCTGAACCATAGGTGCAGGGACACGAAGAAAACAGTGGCTTCGTTACTCTACGATCACCTAAGGAGGAACGGCTTCAACCCTTTCTTGGACAACAAAAACATGAAGCCAGGAGACAAACTCTTTGATAAGATAAATAGAGGAGTTCTCGAATGCAAGATCGGTGTTGCCGTCTTCTCTCCTCGTTATT GTGAATCATACTTTTGCCTACACGAGCTAGCGCTTCTAATGGGGTGTAGTAAGAAGGTGATACCCATCTTCTGCGATGTGAAACCTTCTCAGCTTCGTGTTCTTAACAATGGCAAATGGTCCCATGAAGATTTTCGCAGGTTTCGTTGGGCTCTTGACGAGGCCAAACATATTGTTGGACTCACCTACAATTCCTCAAAAGG GAACCTATCAGAAATCGTGAATAGTGCGACTGAAATCATTATTGGAAGCATGATAGAGCTTGAAAATGAAGAGCATGTGCAGATGCACCATCGTCAGAACATGCCCATTATTGCTCTTTAG